Below is a genomic region from Mycoplasma phocoeninasale.
AAATTGTGTGAGAGAAATCTATATTCTCATCACGCCAACTTGAATTATCTTAATTATTATTTTTATCAACATCTTCTTTTTAAATACTTTAATCTCGATAAGACAATTTATTGCAAATAATTAGCCAATTAAACAAAGAATAATTTCAATTCAGAAGACAACAAACAGGTGATTTATCTTGAAATTTTTAAGCAATTTTAACAGCGCCGATATTTCGCCATAAATTCACAGAATCAACAAGAAGATAGGGAAATCAAAGTGATACATATATGATATAAAAGTTTTAATGGTTCCATTTTTTATCTAAAAAAATGAAAGCCTATTTTAGCGGGCTTCCATTTCGTATGAGATCATCAATTTTTTGAGATATTTTTAATAAAATATTTATCTTTCATTAATTGTTTGAGAAATTATTTTTCGTAGTTGAATGCTTAATTTTTCAAGGGCTAATTCACCTACGGAATCATTACGCAAAATAATAATTTTTTTAGCAGAAGATTTGGCAATTTTTCATCATTCACTATCTTTTTTAATATCATATTCATCATAGTATTTATGGTATAAATCTAAATATCGATTTTCTAATCTTCTTCGGTCTTTTTCTTTGCCATTTATCGAACTTTGAAGACGTCATTTCTTAATATTCTCTCACGGTGGTAGCATAATTATTAGTAAGTCAATTTTATTTTTTACAGAAAGGAGGAATTTATATTTTTTGAATAGCTTATTTCACAATTTTTTTTTCAGATAAATCGAATTTATTTTCTTTTGCGAGAATATATCCATATAGAAAACTATCTACATATGCCTATCGAGAATATTGATTTCCGCCTTCAAGTTCGGCTTGTTCAAGCATATCTTTTTGAGAACAAAAGAACATTTCCTGTGCTAGGTAAAAATTTTTATTATTAGTTAGGGCTGATGTATAAGGATCATCGCCTTTAAGATAAGGCCTTTCATCGATTAAAGTAATATGATTTTCGTAAATATATTTTTGAATGATCTTGCTTTGTAAAAGGGTACTTTTCCCAGAACATCCAGGACCAGTAATAGCAATAATTTTTTTCAATTTAGATGCTTTAAAAGATTTTATAAAGATGTAAATTGATAAAATCATGTATGAAATATTAATGATAATCAAATTAATATTTAATATTCCAATACCAGCAAAAAACATAATTGAAAGAATATTCTTAGCTTGTCACAATATTCATGATTCAATGAATCCTAAAAACATCATAATGATGGCCACTATTAATATCGTGTTAATCGTTGCAATTAGCACTTTTGAAGCATAAAATTATTAAAGTTTTTAGCAAAAACAACGTTCTTATTTAATATTTGACCATAAAGATTAGTATAAATTTATTTAAAGTTTGTCTAATAATTAACAGAGTTGATAAACAAAAATATGTGTTTTATAACAAAAGTAAAGAATAGACTTTAATTTAATAAAGTTTTTAAAAAATAATTAAATTTTCAATTTTTAACTTATATTAATACGCTTATAATAAAATAATAATAATAATAAAGCAGCAATTAATTAGGGGACTATTGATGAATGATAAACAAACACGAGGCAGAGAAGTTAATATGGATAATATTTTTCAAGATCCTATTAAAACATTCTATGAGCCTTTAGTTATAAATATAAAAGAAAAGTTTAACAAAGTATTTAAAGAAAAAATAATGAATAATTTAACTGAAAAATTATTGGTTGAATATAAGGATAATGAAAATACTATTGATAAATTAAATAAAGAACAAGATATTAGGTATAAAAAAGATAAGGTTTTTTGAAGAGAAAAAACAAATTATTTCATTAAGATTCTTTGTTTTTGCATAATTGGTATATTCTTTTTATGATTTTTCTTAAATAACAGTAAAATCTTGAGAAAATACCGTTGATTTTCTTATGAAACAAAAGTGAGAATCGAAGAATTAAGAGACAGGGACAAAAGTATATTACTTCAAGTGTATTCTCGCTATTCACTTGCTGATATAAAAGATATTATTTTAGAAGAATTTCAAATAAAGAGGGTTCACAATTATCATCCAGAAGAATTAAAAGCATTTACTGATAATTCTAAATTTTTATGTTTTTATTCAGTGAATAAATATGCCATTAGAAATTCCCACTATTATGATTTATTATATTCTGTGTTAGAGTGAAAAGATGTTATTACTGTTGGCTCAGCAGAACCTGTGTTTCATTATAATGAAAGTTTATTGAAGGATAGTACAAATATTTATGGAAATCACATTGAAAAAACACCTTTTGTTACCATTAAAAATGCTACTAGTATAGCAACAAATTATTTACCAAAATTTTCGTTTGTTGAAAATGAGGACAAAACAATGAATCAGGACGAATATAATGAGGCTATAAGAAACGGCGCTATATTGCTAGAAAACCAAGAGTTTTATAAATATTATGGATTTGATTTTAACAATGAAGTTGATACGCTTTCATACTTTGGTACAAATGTGCAAGAAAAATTTATTGCGTATGCTAAATATATGATTTCTAACAATGAAGTAACTTATCCACTAATAAAAACACAGTCCAATATTTACTCATCAAGAGAATATAATAATTCGTTGCTTTTCTATTCAAAGGTTCATGACTGATTACAGTATGAAATCGATCTTGAAAAACGTTGAACAATTGAAGAAATTAATGACAAACTTGTCCTTTTAATTACTGACGTATTAAAGCCAGTGTTTAAATCATTGACTAAGCTATATTTAAATAGATATATTTCTTCTGAAAGTTTTAATGAAGTAGGTAATGACTATATTTCATCATATAAAAATATGAAAAACATAGAGAAAGAAATTGGGGAAAATAATATTTATTGACTAAATAAAATAATCGGAGGAAGATTTTTTTCATTTGTAACGCGAAGGGCTCATCGAAACGCTAATTATCAAATTGTAGGTTCTGATTATATTAATAAAACTATTGAATTAACAATAAAAATGACTTCATTCAATGCTAGTGAAGAATTTGCCCATGTTTACAAAAAGGGTGTTTGTGTAAAAGTTCCGTATATTCGCTACAAGCAATTTTCAGAATTTAAAAAAACTTTTATAAATGATGAGTTTCATTTGTCTGAAATAAATGCTGAAATTTACGCACATAATAATAACAACTCATATGCTATTAGTAATACTGGGAATGAAAATTTAGATTTGCTAATAAGAGAAAATAAGATCACCTTTAATGCTGAAGCAACTAAAAATATTCATGAATTAGAAAAAGCAATAAAGATTATTAGCAAATTTTATTCCAAATTTACAAAACTGCATTATTATTCAAAGTTTTTAGTTGATAATCAAGGGATATCCATCTACATTAACGAGGTTAATGAATCAGATGTTAATTTAGAATTAATAGACAAGATTATAAAAGAAACTATATATGAGTAAAATCTTTATTGAATAGTATAATTGAAAGAGAATTACAAAGGAGAAAAATGTTATTTGATACAAGAAATCAACAACCCAGCGAAGGCGCTAAGCCAAATGTTGATAATACAATAAAGAAACCAGAGCCAACAGGTTTCGAAAAATTTTTATTCGTTTTATTGTTTATTATTACTATTGGTTTTTTCGGAATTAACTATTATCGCAAGAAGAACCTTCTTTTGAGAAGAATAAATGAGATTCAAGAAGCTTCTTCGCTTATTCAAGCCGCTGAAAAGAAAAGAAGAGCAACATTAATTAAACAACTAGATGCCGTAAAAGGTTATGCAAAATTTGAAAATTCAACATTAACTGAAGTTACTAGAATGAGATCAAAACTAATTGAATTAGAGAACGAACATAATGCTTCGGAACTAAAATCACAATTGGATGGCATTCAAAGAAATATTAACTTACAATTTGAAGCATATCCTGATTTAAAAGCAAATCAATTGTTCTTACAATTCAATACCGAAATAGCTTTACAAGAAGATGAAATATATTCAACCATTAGAATTTATAACATGAGAGTAAAATCATTTAATTCAGAAATTTACACATTTTGAACTAACTGCGTTGCAAAAAAGATTGGAGCTTATAATCAACCACTATTCTCTGCCAGTGAACAAGAAAGACAAGATGTCAGTACTTCTTCATTATCAGAAATGAAATTCTAAAACTAACCAACTTCGGTTAGTTTTTTAATAAATTATTATTATCTTCAAGAATGTAACAAACTTTTTTTATAATATTTCCTAAATCTAACTAAAAGTAATACAGTATGATAACAAATTAATTATTGCAGATTGAAAGGTTTATAAAATTATAAAAATTGATTTTTTAAGAGCATATATAAAAAACATTAAGAGCTAAAAATTAATTTCTTTATAAATATATTATTTTTTAGATTTGTTATTTAATGTATTTTTATTTTTTATTTGAGATCAATTATCAATTTACATGTTGCAACATAATGGAAAAGTAATTTATTCCATTTTAAAACTTTTATTTTTCATATATAAAATAAATTAATTTAAATATAAATTTTTATAAAGTTATCTCATTTTTCACTCATTATCTTTGGATTATTTATTTTATTTAAACTTATCAAAAATTTTTAATTTTATACTACTCTTTTATCGCAAGTTTTATGCATCACAGTCATTTCAATGAGATACTTGTAAATATTAGAATAAAGGGTACTACATCAATTTATAATTGTAAATAGTTAATATTAATACTGTTTTGCAACCAATAAACTTGCTACTATTTTTTAATTAATGTAATTAAAAAATGATAAAAATTTATCATCACTTTAAAAAAGTCCAAGCATCTGCCGATGCTGAACTTAAATTTTAATAAGACTTGAATTTAAAAAGTTTAAATTGAGTTCGAAATATTCAATTCACTTTCATAATATTTACGGCCTATATTTGAATTATCTAATTGTTTTTTTACTAATTTCTTCAATCTTAGTCATCCAGGTATTGAAAAAAAGAACGCTATAGGAAAGAATAAAATTGCCATAGAAAATAATATTATTGCTTCCTTATTCTTAAATTCCCTCCCAATTTTAAGTCCTAAAATATTATATTTTACACAGAAAAAAGATGAAAAAATAAGCATCGCGAAAAAGAATCAATATAATATCTTTTTACTTTTGTCAGAAAAACTATATGGTCATGAAATTGTAGGTAATAATATTCAAAAAATTAAAGCAATTATAAATATGATCATCAAGAAAAGGGATAAGCCAAGAATTTTTCTAATTGTCTCTTTAATCTGATACATAATCTAATCTCCTCATATTATTTTTTTGCTGGTAATCCATATAATATTTTTTTAACTTTTTAATTATAAATTATTTTTATGTATATTCTTCAAATCGAAGTTAAATAAAAAAATAACCAAAAGGTTCTTGGTTATTTTTGGTGAATTTTACAAATGGTACGCCCTAGAGGATTCGAACCTCTGACCCAATGGTTAAAAGCCATTTGCTCTACCTTCTGAGCTAAGGGCGCATCTGGTGCCCAGAACTGGACTTGAACCAGCACGGCCATTACAGCCAACGGATTTTAAGTCCGTAGCGTCTACCATTCCGCCACCTGGGCAGGTGTCGCTTTTTAATGCTTTATTATTATAATATTATTTTCAAAATTTATGAAATAAAAAAGATTTTTTTTATAATATTTTTAAGAAATAGCTAGAGTAGCTAAGATCAAGATAGGTCTTTTTTATTAAAAAAATGAGAGTTAAGGGGTTAATTAATGATATTGCTAAGTTTTGCAGAAGAATTAGAAGCGGAGGCTTTTTTGGAAAATAGTCAAATTAAGAAACTTAAAGACTACGATCTAAAGATAAAAAATAACTACCAAAAACTAATTTTGTACCAATATAAAAATAAAAATTTTTTAGTCGCTTTCACCGGCGTGGGAAAAGTTAATGTTGCTATATTTCTAACTCATATTATCAATAGTTTCAAACGAAAAATCAAAGCAATTATAAATTGTGGTCCAGCTGGAGCAGCCTTTAATGGTGAAATTGGTGAAGTCTTTTTGATTAAAAGAACAAACTACTATGATGTTAATCTTACTGCCTTACCAAATTATGAACTAGGACAGCTACCAAGCTTGCCAGTATACTATAGAACTGATTATAAGTTATATAAGCGACTTAACCTTAATGAAGGAAGTTGTGCCACTGCTGATAAATTTGCAACCAAAAACGATGTTGAAATTATTAATAAAAATTTTAGGAGAGATTACTATCTTGTTGATATGGAATGTGCTGCTTATGCCCAAGTGGCAGCTTCATTTAATAAAAAATTTCTTGCAATCAAAGTAATTTCTGATGTCATTAAACACAACAATTCGCTTGAATATCGTGAAGCAAAAAAAATATGAGAAGCAAGTTTAGCTAATACATTAATGAAAATTTTAGAAATGAGAGAGTAAAAATGAAATATATTGATGTTCACACCCATCCCTTTAAAGAATACTATGAAGATCCTTATCAAACAGTTGTTGAATGACATAAAAATAATATGGAAAAATTATTTATTTGTGGAACCTCTCGTGAAGATTCAGTTGAGCTTTTAGATCTTTGTGGCAGAGAAGATTATTTATTTCCAATCATTGGAATTCATCCAACATTAAGTAAAGGAGCTGAAGATGGTGAATTTATCGAAAATATTATTAATAAAGATGTTGTGGCAATTGGAGAAATTGGTTTAGATTATCACTATGATAATAGTCCAAGTAAAGAAATTCAAAAAAGTAGTTTTATTGCCCAACTTGAAATAGCAAAAAAATACAATATTGCCGCTATGCTCCATATTCGTGACGCTCTAGAAGATGCCTATGAAATAATTAGTCAACCGCAATATCAAGATCTGAAGATAATTTTTCATTCATTTAGTGGTGATGAAAATTTTGTAAGAAAATGTTTAGGACATAAGAATTTTTATTTTTCCATTAGTGGTGTGGTGACTTTCAAGAATGCGAAAATTTTACAAGATGCTGTTAAATTAATTCCGATTGATAGACTATTTTGTGAAACTGATACACCTTATTTAGCTCCAACTCCAATGCGAGGCAAGCCTAATATTAGCCCATATGTTATGTACACTTATCAATACATAGCAAATTTAAAAAATATAGGCGAAGAAAAACTAGTTTCACAAATTCAAAATAATGTTAAGAAAGTGTTTAAAATTTAATAATGATTGAAGCAAAAAAATCATTTGGGCAAAATTTCCTAATTAATAAAAAAATACAAAACGCAATTGTTGAAGCAGCTGACATAATTGAAAAGGATGTAATTGAAATTGGTCCAGGGCAAGGAGCACTGACTGATATTTTAGTTCAAAAAGTTAAATCTTTAGTTGCCTATGAACTAGATCCAAGGTTATATGAATATTTAAAGACTAAAAATTATCTTGCTAATATCAAAATTTTAAATCAAGATTTTTTAACTGCTAATTTTAGTGATAACTATACTGATCAAATTAGCATTATCGGAAATATTCCTTACAATATTACCTCACCAATTCTATTTAAAATTTTAGATAACTACTTAATGATAGATTCTGCAACTTTAATGGTTCAAAAGGAAGTTGCACAAAGATTAGTGGCAACTCCCTCTTCAAAAATTTACGGTAAGCTATCAATAACTTTTCAAATTTTTGGTAACATTAAAAAAATCATCGATGTAAACGCAGCACAATTTATTCCAGCACCAAAAGTAGATTCAGCAGTAGTTAAAATTGATTTTATCCACAATAATGATTATATCAATGAGAATAAAGATAAAATCATTGAATTCGTTGCTTTATGCTTTCAATTCAAAAGAAAAACACTAGTAAATAATCTCCTAGGAAGATATTCAAAAGAAAAAATTACTTCATCATTTTCCAAACTAAATTTAAAGTTAAATATTCGTGCAGAAAACCTAAGTAGGAAAAATATCTTAGATTTATTTGCAATTTTAGAGAATAAAAAAATGCCCGTTTAAGGCAAATTAGTTATAGTAAATAATTATGCTACTAATCCGTATTTTTTTAAAGTTCTAGCTGTTTTTGCAGTTACACGAACTCTTTTTTTAGAGCCATTTTCATTTAAAACGGTTACCTTTTGAAGATTAAGATCAAATGTTCTTTTTGAAGTATTTAGAGCATGTGATCTTTTGTTTCCACTTAAAGGTTTTTGGTTGGTTAGTTGATCTCTTCCTGGCATATTCACTCCTTTTCAAGTTTTGTATTTTAAATTAGTATTCTTAATATTTTATATTAAATTTATTGATTTTTATTTTATTTTATTTTTTAGCAACAATTTGATAAACATTATCGTCAACCCAAACAGTATCACCAACTCTGATTTTGGCGTTACGTCCGTCTGGTTGTCTATCATTTATTAAAATTTTGTGAACCTTAATAAAGTATTTGGCCATTCCACCAGTTGGACATAAATCAGCCATCTTTAAAAATTGACTTAACTTAATAAATTCTTGCTCTATTTCAATTTGCATATTAAAATCCTTTTTGTGGTGTTATTAGCTGTAGTACGTCAGGCTTACTATCAGATTTAATTACAATTCTCATTCGGTCCTTAGTTAAAAGAATTCTTAAATCTTCATCATAAACTGATATGGCTTCTTTTAAAAATCGACTATTTAAAGCTAATTTTAAATCATCACCATCATATTTGAAATTCTCTGTTTTTACTTCAGCATTAGCAACTTCATCTCTTGTTGACAAAATTGTCAGAAGATCATGAGTTACATGAAGTTTTATTTTATTGTAATTTTCAGTAATAATAACTGAAGCCTTACTTAAGAGACTACTTAACTCTTTTTTTGATATTTTTATTTCATTTTCAAATTCTTTAGGAACAATTTTAGAAACATCTTGATATACCTGGTCAATTACTTTGGATTGAATAATTGTTCCGTCCATCTCAAATAGAACTTTTTGGTCAGAAATATTCAGTGTTACCTTACCGTTGTATTCGAAGTTCAAAATATCACGAATGTTTTTAGCTAGAATAGAAATATTAAAATCAACATCTTCAGCAATTGCTTTCTTCTCTTCAGCGTAACGGTAGCGGTCAGTGGTTAAAAATTTTAGCATGTGATTTTGTGCCGAGATATTAATACAACATAAAATTAAATTCATTTCGTTAGTTGAAGCCGCAAAAATGACATCTTTAGCCAAAGATTTTAAATCATCTCAGTTGATTGAAATCTTATCGCCATATACTGTGAAATCAATTTCAGGATAATCATATGTTGAATACAAATTCAAGCGATAATTATCATTTTTTGTTGAAATTTCAAGATTTTTTTCATCGGATTTCAAGAGTAGATCACCATCTAAACGCTTGATAATGTTTTTAAAAATTCCTAATTCAACTAAAATAATTCCCGGAGTAATAATTTCGGCATTGATATTGGCTTGAATTTCATGTTTAATACTAATTTCGCCATTAGATCCAATTAGCACAATTTTACTATCTTCTGCCTTAATTAGAATTCCCTTCATTACCGGAATAAAGGGATTAGGATCAATTGCCTTTGCTACTCTTTCAATGGCAGCATCTAAGATTAGTTTGTTTATTTTTAATTCCATGATATTCTCCTTAATTTATATAATCATTCGTAAATTTTCTTTGATTTTTTCAATTGCTAGTTTTAGCGTTGGGTTAATCTTAATATTTTTATCAATTCAATTAATTGAAACAATAACTGTCGAATGTGATTGATTACCTACCATTTTACCAATATCTTTTAGAGTGTGACTAAAATTATTTTTAATTAAGTAAACGGCAATTCTTCGGGCAATTACAATGTTTTCCTTTCTTGAATTGCTAGTAATTTTTTTCTTATCAATTTTATAGTATTTGCTTACCACATCAATAATTCTTTCCGGGGTGATATTTTCTTTGATTTGAGTCACATTATGAAAAATACTTTTCATTGTTCTTAAATCATATGTGAAATAATCATCACCTTCTGAAAATAACTTTATTCGGTTAATAGCCCCCTCAATGCTACGAATTGAGTTAGAGAAATTTCTAGCGATGAAGCGAAGACTTTCATCTTCTCACAACTCAGGATCAATATTATTTTCTTTCAATTTGAACCTCAAAATATTAATTACATCTTCAATATCGGGAACGGCAATCTCTAGTGTTAGACCCCCGTTAAACCTAGTAATAAACCTTTGCTCAAAACCACCCAAATCATTTGGTTTTTTATCGCCACATATTATGATTTGCTTTTGATTAGTGATCATTGTGTTAATAATGTTAAACAAAACATTTAGTGTATTTTCTTTATTGCCATATTGTTGAACATCGTCAAACATCAAACAATCATAATTAGTTAACTCATCAACAATTTTATTTATTTGGGCATGATTTTTAGATTTAAGCTGTTCAACTAATTGTCGAGTAAATAAGTCGGGATTAATGTACAAACATGAGCGATTATTTTTCTTCAATTCATTTCCAATCGCGTGCAATAAATGAGTTTTCCCCAAACCACTAGGTGAATGAATGAAAAGCGGTGAATAAATAATTTTTTGACTTTTGCATATTACCTTTGCGGCTTTAAGCACTATTTGATTAAATTTACCAACCGCATAATTATCGAATGTTAAATTATTTTTAATATCAGTAAAAAGTTTTTTATTTTTTAAAACTTGTTCCTGCTCACCATTAACAACATTTAAAGAATTCAGTTCGCTCAAACTAGTAATAAAAATCGCATTAACTGGCCTTTCATATACATTTCTAATTGCTCTAGCTACATTTGTGCTATGTGCTGATTTGATGTATAAAAATATGCTTTCAGGACATAGTAAATAAACATTATCATCTTGCTCATGAACGATATGAATATTCGACAAAATTTGATTATAAATAAAAGAGTCGCTAGAATTGTTTTTTAATTCATTTTGAAATGATATGTTATTAACTTTAAGATCAGCTTGTAAATCTTTAGATGTTTTCATATTGTAATTATATTTAAAATTTAAATTATTTATACATTTAGCACAATTTTAATTTTTAAGATTCCTAATTGTTGCATGTAAAAAAATACAATTATTTTATTAAAAATAATGGTTAAAAGGCTGTTTTTTAGTTTTTTATTCAAATAAAAATAAAATTTTTATATTAAACACGACGTTAATATCCATAAATGCAACATTAAATTATATAATTATTGCATATGCTTGTATTAAACATATGATAATGGTTTGACCATTAAAATTGAAAGGAATGAGATGACAAAAAAATCTAAAATCGTAATCGGTTCACTGATTGCGGGGGCTGGAGTATTAATTGCTGCGCCTTTAGTTGTTTATGGAATATACTATGGCGTGAGAAATGCCAATACTAAAAAAGCGATTGCGAATTATGATAAAAATGAAGATTTAAAGCGATTTAAGAATGCTGAAGATGAATTCAATAAGAAAAGTCGTGAAATCAACAGTATAAAAAATGAAATTGCTGAAATAAATAAAGAACTTCAAAAAAATAAGGATAATGCTGAACTTAAAAGCAGATTGGAAGCACAAACTAAAAAACTAGAAGAAGCTACTAAATCTGCTACCACAGCTCAACAAGAATTAGACAATGCTGATGATAAGCTACTAGACACTTTACAAAAACTTGTTAGATTTAGTGATGGTAGTGAAAAGATGAAGGAAATTGTTGCTGACTACATCTTAGCCATTAAAAGAGCTGCAGACAGAAGAAAAGAAACTGACCTAAATGGAGTTGACGAATTTTATCCAAGTAAATCCGATTCAGATAAAATTGTTGCTTACTATGACAAATACATTAGCCTACTTGATGGAATAAAATATGATGATTTAACAGTTGTTACTCTAGCATGAAGAGAAGGTGTTAAATATGATTGAGAAATTACAAAAAATAATTACTCTGCTGGTGGAAGATATTTACTAAACTCATTTGATTTTGGACCAGCTTCTTCATATCCAGCTAACTCATTTTATGAAAGTATTAACGGAATTAGCGAAGAGAATGCTCCAAAAGCTCTTAACAATTTAAAAGAAGCTTTGGAAAGAAACATTGTTTTATCTAAAGTTGTTATTAAAAATAACGTTAAAGCAATCTTAGAATCATTATATGCAAGTGATCTAGAAAACTTCTTAAAGGGTAACCAAGAAGAAATATCGGTTCAAGATTTCATTAAAAATTCTTCACAAACACCAAATCTAAAGGCATTTCACGAATGATATGCTACAGAATATTACACAAGATCAGACCATGGTGAAGGTGAAAATCTTCAAACTCTCAAATTGATGAAGAAAAATAAACTAAACGAAATTGAAAATATAATTACTGTCAATGATAATATGGTTTATGGATTAGGATTTACCGAAAAAGATCTTAATGCTAAAAATGTTGGCTTAGTTGGCATTAAAGGAAATGAAGAATCAAATGGTAAAAAACTATATGATGCAATTTTAAAAATGTCAACAACAAGTGATGACAGTGCTGATACAGTATTTCAATCAGGATACCAAACCACAAAAACAGCAACTGCAAATATGACAAAAATTGCTGGTTTAGTTGCTGACTTGATTGCTGGTGAAGGAAAAGCGTGAAGCCCAACATTCAAATATGATGCAAATGGTATTAATGGTTCAAAAATTGAAAATGTAACCCTTCCAGTTAGAGATGCTAATGGAAACATAACTCTAGAAAACTTCAATAAATGATTAAACCAAGAACAATTCTTCTTTGGTCGTGAAGATGAATCATATTACACAAAACAAGTAAAAGACAAACTAAAATCTGATTTGGCTGATGATGTTAAACAGTTAGAAGATTTAGGTTATGGAACTCTAATAAAAAATAATGCATCTGAAAAATATGGTTCAATCACACGTGAACAATTCTTCTACGGAGCGCTTGAAGCATTCAAGGGATATCGTCAATTTATTGAAGAAACAAAGGAACATGGACTATCATTCTTCGGTAAAAACGTTGTTGGTTACAACCCATTTACATATGAATATTCAAGAAGAACTGAAGCTGGTGTAGGAGCCTATAGTGGAGCAAGAGCATCATTCTTCTTCAATGTTGACCCATACTACTCACTGCCTAAATGATCAGTTACATCATTTGCTAACCACGAAGGTATTATGGGACACCACAACCAAATATACTATGCAAAACAATTCTTAGCAAACCAAAATGGTAGAAGTTTAGGGGATATTTTCCACTATACTTCATATGCTGAAGGTTGAGCTTTATTTATGGAATGATTTGGTATTGAATCAGGATGATATGGTACACCAGATTATGCTAGTGAAGATTACTACTCAATTCCAAAAGACTTTACCATTTCAAAAGGAATTACAAGTTTCTTTACTGCTAGAAATGAACAAGATGTAACCCAAGATATGATTGACAAAATCAAAGACCTACATGGTGGTGTATATTGAAAATTAATTGATGAAAAGAATGAAATTACCAATGAAAAAGTAAAAGCACAAAAAGCAATTAAATTAACCAACATGCTTCAATACTTTGGTGCACTAAACGAAGCACAATTACGTAACATGAGACGAGCAGTTGATACAGCATATCACGGCACAGGAATTAATGGACATGACGATCTAAAAGGCGGAGCATCAATTAACGATATTAGAAAATTCTTAAGAGCTAATTCAGCTTTAGGAATCGGTGATATTTACTCAGAATCAAGACGTTACCTAAACCTACCTGGTCAAGCAACATCATACAATGCCGGAAAAGAAAAAATGTTAGCACTTTATGACAAAGTTCGTAAACATTTCAAACTTTCAAGAGAAGAATTTGTACAAAACAAAAAACACATTGAAGTTGATGGAAAAATAATCGAAAATGCTGAAC
It encodes:
- the dnaA gene encoding chromosomal replication initiator protein DnaA, whose translation is MKTSKDLQADLKVNNISFQNELKNNSSDSFIYNQILSNIHIVHEQDDNVYLLCPESIFLYIKSAHSTNVARAIRNVYERPVNAIFITSLSELNSLNVVNGEQEQVLKNKKLFTDIKNNLTFDNYAVGKFNQIVLKAAKVICKSQKIIYSPLFIHSPSGLGKTHLLHAIGNELKKNNRSCLYINPDLFTRQLVEQLKSKNHAQINKIVDELTNYDCLMFDDVQQYGNKENTLNVLFNIINTMITNQKQIIICGDKKPNDLGGFEQRFITRFNGGLTLEIAVPDIEDVINILRFKLKENNIDPELWEDESLRFIARNFSNSIRSIEGAINRIKLFSEGDDYFTYDLRTMKSIFHNVTQIKENITPERIIDVVSKYYKIDKKKITSNSRKENIVIARRIAVYLIKNNFSHTLKDIGKMVGNQSHSTVIVSINWIDKNIKINPTLKLAIEKIKENLRMII
- a CDS encoding DUF885 family protein, with product MTKKSKIVIGSLIAGAGVLIAAPLVVYGIYYGVRNANTKKAIANYDKNEDLKRFKNAEDEFNKKSREINSIKNEIAEINKELQKNKDNAELKSRLEAQTKKLEEATKSATTAQQELDNADDKLLDTLQKLVRFSDGSEKMKEIVADYILAIKRAADRRKETDLNGVDEFYPSKSDSDKIVAYYDKYISLLDGIKYDDLTVVTLAWREGVKYDWEITKNNYSAGGRYLLNSFDFGPASSYPANSFYESINGISEENAPKALNNLKEALERNIVLSKVVIKNNVKAILESLYASDLENFLKGNQEEISVQDFIKNSSQTPNLKAFHEWYATEYYTRSDHGEGENLQTLKLMKKNKLNEIENIITVNDNMVYGLGFTEKDLNAKNVGLVGIKGNEESNGKKLYDAILKMSTTSDDSADTVFQSGYQTTKTATANMTKIAGLVADLIAGEGKAWSPTFKYDANGINGSKIENVTLPVRDANGNITLENFNKWLNQEQFFFGREDESYYTKQVKDKLKSDLADDVKQLEDLGYGTLIKNNASEKYGSITREQFFYGALEAFKGYRQFIEETKEHGLSFFGKNVVGYNPFTYEYSRRTEAGVGAYSGARASFFFNVDPYYSLPKWSVTSFANHEGIMGHHNQIYYAKQFLANQNGRSLGDIFHYTSYAEGWALFMEWFGIESGWYGTPDYASEDYYSIPKDFTISKGITSFFTARNEQDVTQDMIDKIKDLHGGVYWKLIDEKNEITNEKVKAQKAIKLTNMLQYFGALNEAQLRNMRRAVDTAYHGTGINGHDDLKGGASINDIRKFLRANSALGIGDIYSESRRYLNLPGQATSYNAGKEKMLALYDKVRKHFKLSREEFVQNKKHIEVDGKIIENAEHGYIKELLDYMLINGGLPLDALEKVIQKAYNLK